In the Natrinema sp. CBA1119 genome, GATGACCTCGTTCAACTCGAAACTCAGGTTATCATAGGGTTCCATCCCCTCCGTTACTCGAACAGCGTCAAAGCTCTGCGTGTACGCGACGTGAGCTTCGTCTCGCTGAAGACGACCGATGTTTGCGCCAGTTCCTTTGCTGGGCTTTGCCTCCATTTGCACCTCGTCCGACTCCTCATTGACGAGTGACGCAATGCCCTGAACGGACGCATACGACGAGCTCTCCGACGCCATCGTTGTCCAGATCGTGTTCCCTTCCCCTGTACTCTCGCCACCTAAACAACCGGTGACTCCAAGAACCCCTGCTGCGGCTGCCGTTTGTAGGAACGATCGACGTGCTAACTTATCACTCATATTCGGCATACGATAGAAAGATAGTACTGGGTCATAAACATACCGGTTACGTGAGGAACGCCTCGAGGGAGCGATCAGGGGAAGATCGCGATCGTGATAGCGAGGTATTTTGCGGGTACCATCGTCTTTTCACGACTATCACTTGGTAGTATTTCACGGAGCTTTCGACGGGAATATCGACCTGTTATACTCAACTACTGGCCTGATAATACACGCGAATCTCACAGGATATCGAACAAAATAACGAACTTAGGTTGTTATTCTCACTGCGGCGTGCTATTGAAATACTCGCGAAGGGTAGTCAGCAGTTCCACGACAGCCTCCGTCGACAGTCGGATCTGCGCGGAATACTATAGAGGGACGATTCCCTCGTCTGACGGGAGAGAAACGGGTTTATATGCAAGCGAAACGGATCGTGCGACATGACACAGAAATCGGCTGCGAGCACAGGTGTGTCCTTCAATCTCGACGAGGAGACAGAGCTTATTCTCCAGAGCCTCGATGAGTTCGTCGAACGGGAGGTCGAGCCGATCGTAAACGAAATCGAGACGGAGCTTACGAACCCGCGATTGGGTCACGAAGCGAACGGGAAAATCGTCGACGACGTACTCGAGGCGATCGATCAGATCAGGAAGCAAAGTGCGGAGGCCGGGTTTTACGCGATGAACATGCCCGCCGACGCCGGTGGCGACGACGTTTCGGCGGTGACCTGGTATCTGGCGAACAAGCAACTCTCAGCGACGGGCGTCCCCCTCGCCGAGCACGTACTCGCCGGCCCGTCAGGTCCCAAACCGCTGCTCGCGCAAGCGGACGGCGAACAGCGGGAGAAATACCTCGAGCCGACCATGCGTGCGGAGAAAACGACCGCTTTCGGCCAAACCGAACCCGGCGTCGGATCCGACTCGCCGAACATGGCTACTCGCGCCGAGAAGGACGGCGATGAGTGGGTGCTCAACGGCACCAAACAATGGATCACGAACGCGCCGTACGCGGATTTCATCCAGGTGTTTGCACGGACCACGTCGCAGGAGGAAGCCGGCCGCTACGGCGGCATCACCTGCTTCATCGTCGAGGAGGACGAGTACGAGATCGGTTCGTTCAACAACGCCGTCGGTCGCGAAGGAATGCAAGCAGAGGTCCACTTCAACGACGTCCGCCTCTCGGAGGACCGAATCCTCGGGGAGGTCGACAACGCGTTCTACGATGCGATGTCGTTCCTCGGACTGGGGCGGGTCGAAATCGGAGCGCGAGCGGTCGGTAACGCCGAATGGTTACTCGATCGTGCGACCGAATACGCGAACGATCGGGAGGCGTTCGGGAACTCGATCGGTCAGTTTCAGTCGATCGCTCACAAGATCGCACGCGGTCGAGCGAACGCGTTCGCGGCCGATACGGTCGGCCTTCGATGCGCGTGGTCGCTCGATCAGGGCGACGACGTTATCGCCGAATCGTCGATTCTCAAGTGGTTCGCGACGAACACGTTCTGGGAGATCGCCGACGACGTCGTCCAGATCCACGGTGCGAACGGCCTTTCCGAGGAGAACGAATTCATGGACCGCTTGCACTACGCACGGACACAGCGCATCGTCGAAGGAACCGACGAGATTCAGCTCAACACGATTGCGAAACAGTACGGCGTTGATATGTAACTCCAGTACGATCCGAATCGTCGAGTCGCTATTCCGTAACGGAGTGCAGTTTCAGAGTACAGGTTCCATTCTTCCACCGAGTCGTCACCCATCGCCGAGCACACGACGAAGTCAGCGCCGGTCGAGTACCGTGTCCTACACGCGTTCGACGATCGTCGCGACGGCCTGACCGAACCCGATGCACATCGTTGATAGCGCAGTGTCTTGGCCGGTTCGCTCGAGTTCGTGGACGAGTTTCGTAACGAGCGCGCTGCCCGTCGCCCCGAGCGGATGACCGTGGGCGATCGCTCCGCCGTTGACGTTGGTGTCCTCCCACGAGATCCCCGTTTCGTTGAGCCACGCGGCGACGACCGACGCGAACGCCTCGTTGACCTCGAACAGATCGATATCACCGGGCTCCATGTCCGCCTTCTCGAGAACTTGCTCGGTCGCGGGAATGGGGCCCGTCAGCATCAGTACCGGATCGACGCCGACGACTTCGGTCTGAACGACGCGAGCCATCGGCTCCCACCCGTGTTCGTCGGCGGCCTCCTCGCTCGCTACGAGAAGCGCACTCGCACCGTCGACGATTCCGGAGGAATTCCCCGCGTGGATGACGCCGTCGCCCTCGTCGCGAAACGCCGACGGCAGATTCGCGAGCGTCTCGAGATCCGTGTCTGGCCGAGGGTGTTCGTCCTCCTCGACGACGATTCCTTCGCCGTCGACTTCGGTCTCGACGGGGACGAGCTGACTGTCGAACCGTCCCTCGTCCTTCGCTCGCTTCCAGCGGCGGTGTGAATCGACGGCGATTTCGTCTAACTCCCGCCGATCGAAATCCCACTTCTCAGCGACTCGTTCCGCGCTTTCGCCC is a window encoding:
- a CDS encoding acyl-CoA dehydrogenase family protein, which encodes MTQKSAASTGVSFNLDEETELILQSLDEFVEREVEPIVNEIETELTNPRLGHEANGKIVDDVLEAIDQIRKQSAEAGFYAMNMPADAGGDDVSAVTWYLANKQLSATGVPLAEHVLAGPSGPKPLLAQADGEQREKYLEPTMRAEKTTAFGQTEPGVGSDSPNMATRAEKDGDEWVLNGTKQWITNAPYADFIQVFARTTSQEEAGRYGGITCFIVEEDEYEIGSFNNAVGREGMQAEVHFNDVRLSEDRILGEVDNAFYDAMSFLGLGRVEIGARAVGNAEWLLDRATEYANDREAFGNSIGQFQSIAHKIARGRANAFAADTVGLRCAWSLDQGDDVIAESSILKWFATNTFWEIADDVVQIHGANGLSEENEFMDRLHYARTQRIVEGTDEIQLNTIAKQYGVDM
- a CDS encoding thiolase family protein, coding for MTEAVIVDAVRTPFGKRDGSFRDTHPQDLAAAPLKALQARNGFDPTTIEDVMFGCVKPVFEQGSNIGRIAPMVAGWGDTVPGFQLDRMCGSGQQALNLAAANVRADFHDVVVAGGIEHMTRVPMSSNRSGKTAEPDMTDTYFDHYDELVHQGESAERVAEKWDFDRRELDEIAVDSHRRWKRAKDEGRFDSQLVPVETEVDGEGIVVEEDEHPRPDTDLETLANLPSAFRDEGDGVIHAGNSSGIVDGASALLVASEEAADEHGWEPMARVVQTEVVGVDPVLMLTGPIPATEQVLEKADMEPGDIDLFEVNEAFASVVAAWLNETGISWEDTNVNGGAIAHGHPLGATGSALVTKLVHELERTGQDTALSTMCIGFGQAVATIVERV